In a genomic window of Oncorhynchus clarkii lewisi isolate Uvic-CL-2024 unplaced genomic scaffold, UVic_Ocla_1.0 unplaced_contig_11936_pilon_pilon, whole genome shotgun sequence:
- the LOC139405410 gene encoding guanine nucleotide-binding protein G(I)/G(S)/G(O) subunit gamma-5-like, whose product MSNNNASSNLVVAQRVVKQLRLEASVRRIKVSQAAVDLKNYCLQNAHQDPLLMGVPSSDNPFRPPKSCSLF is encoded by the exons ATGTCAAACAACAACGCCAGCAGCAACTTGGTCGTCGCTCAGAGAGTAGTGAAACAGCTGCGGCTGGAGGCCAGTGTCCGTAGGATCAAG GTGTCTCAGGCTGCAGTGGACCTGAAGAACTACTGTCTGCAGAACGCTCACCAGGACCCTCTCCTGATGGGGGTCCCCTCCAGTGACAACCCCTTCAGACCCCCCAAGTCCTGCAGCCTGTTCTGA